In the Artemia franciscana chromosome 1, ASM3288406v1, whole genome shotgun sequence genome, one interval contains:
- the LOC136026004 gene encoding histone H1-delta-like, translating to MSEVEAQVAPTSVESQSMASPAKKEKKAKAPKPAKVAKPKGDKKAKAPANHPKYTEMITKSIADLKERGGSSRQAILKYIMANFQVGNDAKVVNMHLKQALKRCLANGIVINPKGTGVTGSFKLAKPIKAENPKAGKPTKPTAKKTSVKKTAKPTAVKKSTSSKKATKPMAGSKKPVKTFKKPTVAKKTVAAKKSTPKKGPSVKKAPAKKVASKKSVAKKPAKK from the coding sequence ATGTCTGAAGTTGAAGCTCAAGTGGCACCAACATCTGTAGAATCCCAGAGCATGGCTTCACCAgccaagaaggaaaagaaagcaaaggCTCCAAAACCAGCTAAGGTTGCAAAACCTAAAGGGGATAAAAAAGCCAAGGCACCAGCAAACCACCCAAAATACACCGAAATGATCACCAAATCCATTGCTGACCTGAAAGAACGTGGGGGATCTAGCCGTCAGGCcattctcaaatacataatgGCCAATTTTCAGGTTGGCAATGATGCCAAAGTTGTGAATATGCATCTTAAGCAAGCTTTGAAGCGCTGCCTTGCAAATGGAATTGTTATAAATCCCAAAGGTACTGGCGTAACTGGTTCTTTCAAGCTTGCAAAGCCTATCAAGGCCGAAAACCCCAAGGCTGGAAAGCCTACCAAGCCCACAGCTAAGAAGACCTCAGTCAAGAAAACAGCCAAACctactgcagttaaaaagtcaacttcATCCAAAAAGGCTACCAAGCCAATGGCTGGTAGCAAGAAACCTGTAAAGACTTTCAAGAAACCCACTGTTGCCAAAAAAACAGTAGCAGCAAAGAAGTCGACACCTAAGAAGGGGCCATCAGTCAAGAAAGCTCCCGCCAAGAAAGTGGCATCTAAAAAGTCAGTGGCTAAGAAACCAGCTAAAAAGTAA